One region of Scophthalmus maximus strain ysfricsl-2021 chromosome 15, ASM2237912v1, whole genome shotgun sequence genomic DNA includes:
- the LOC118286377 gene encoding tubulin beta chain isoform X2 encodes MDAVRSGPFGQVFRPDNFVFGQSGAGNNWAKGHYTEGAELVDSVLDVVRKEAESCDCLQGFQLTHSLGGGTGSGMGTLLISKIREEYPDRIMNTFSVVPSPKVSDTVVEPYNATLSVHQLVENTDETYCIDNEALYDICFRTLKLTTPTYGDLNHLVSSTMSGVTTCLRFPGQLNADLRKLAVNMVPFPRLHFFMPGFAPLTSRGSQQYRALTVPELTQQMFDAKNMMAACDPRHGRYLTVAAIFRGRMSMKEVDEQMLNVQNKNSSYFVEWIPNNVKTAVCDIPPRGLKMAATFIGNSTAIQELFKRISEQFTAMFRRKAFLHWYTGEGMDEMEFTEAESNMNDLVSEYQQYQDATAEEEGEFEEEGEEDMG; translated from the exons ATGGACGCTGTGAGGTCTGGTCCGTTTGGCCAGGTCTTTAGACCAGACAACTTTGTCTTTG GCCAGAGCGGAGCAGGTAATAACTGGGCTAAAGGCCACTACACTGAGGGGGCCGAGCTGGTGGACTCTGTCCTGGATGTggtgaggaaggaggcagagagctgcGACTGCCTCCAAGGCTTCCAGCTCACACACTCCCTTGGGGGAGGCACCGGCTCCGGCATGGGCACACTGCTCATCAGCAAAATTCGAGAGGAGTATCCCGACCGCATCATGAACACCTTCAGCGTGGTGCCATCACCCAAG GTGTCAGACACAGTGGTGGAACCCTACAATGCCACCCTGTCTGTCCACCAGCTGGTGGAGAACACAGATGAGACCTACTGCATTGATAATGAGGCCCTGTATGATATATGCTTCCGCACACTGAAACTGACCACACCCACCTATGGCGATCTCAACCACCTCGTCTCATCCACTATGAGCGGGGTTACAACCTGCCTGCGTTTCCCCGGCCAGCTCAATGCCGATCTGAGGAAACTGGCCGTCAACATGGTGCCCTTTCCCAGGCTGCACTTCTTCATGCCAGGCTTTGCCCCCCTGACCAGCCGGGGCAGCCAGCAGTACAG GGCATTGACAGTTCCTGAACTCACCCAGCAGATGTTTGATGCCAAGAACATGATGGCTGCTTGCGACCCACGCCACGGGCGCTACCTTACAGTCGCGGCCATCTTCCGAGGCCGCATGTCCATGAAGGAAGTGGACGAGCAGATGCTGAATGTACAGAACAAGAATAGCAGCTACTTTGTGGAGTGGATCCCCAACAACGTCAAGACAGCCGTCTGCGACATCCCTCCCCGCGGCCTCAAGATGGCCGCCACTTTTATTGGCAACAGCACAGCCATTCAGGAGCTGTTCAAACGCATCTCAGAGCAGTTCACCGCCATGTTCCGCCGCAAGGCCTTTCTCCATTG GTACACGGGCGAGGGCATGGATGAGATGGAGTTCACAGAGGCTGAGAGCAACATGAACGACTTGGTTTCCGAGTACCAGCAGTACCAGGACGCCACTGCTGAGGAAGAGGGCGAGTTTGAGGAGGAAGGCGAAGAGGATATGGGCTAG